A region of Toxorhynchites rutilus septentrionalis strain SRP chromosome 1, ASM2978413v1, whole genome shotgun sequence DNA encodes the following proteins:
- the LOC129768750 gene encoding uncharacterized protein LOC129768750 isoform X2 produces MQVHNEGKFQVEEIDTQQTRRQQQFYKPTLNQNVSSQPASSFFTQWPQNANVSFMQQFPMANQIPVVQPNNSSYPMSFYQPSYYPMPQSMPTQQSSTGAGAAPATYASHIQHNLGHATQHPLPERGSSFYHTHVGEGILTAQQLAARQVVSRELPKFSGDPLEWPMFINAFESTTTMCGIQPDENLARLQKSLVGNAREKVQSILTLPAAIPEIIATLRDECGRPEQLVHCLLVKIRHAPPPNVNKLDTLINFGREVRHLVTFVEGANLREHLANPMLLSELVGKLPPSIRLDWGLHQQKEGQVTLKAFNDYITSIKSAACKVSMPTEYHQDDNRRGKKEKGGFVNAHSIEEKNGIPPSSLKKEYQVKSKTYLTKSCPACNRSDHKLRTCDKFIGFNMDKKDVWLISSNYANVAWEATESGHADRSNHAK; encoded by the coding sequence ATGCAAGTCCATAATGAAGGCAAGTTCCAAGTGGAAGAAATCGATACGCAGcaaacaaggagacagcaacaGTTTTATAAGCCAACACTCAACCAAAATGTTTCATCACAACCAGCTTCATCCTTTTTTACCCAGTGGCCGCAGAACGCAAATGTGAGTTTCATGCAGCAATTCCCAATGGCCAACCAAATTCCAGTTGTACAACCGAATAACTCTTCTTATCCGATGAGTTTCTACCAACCGTCGTATTATCCTATGCCACAGAGTATGCCAACGCAGCAATCGAGTACGGGTGCAGGAGCTGCACCAGCAACCTACGCATCGCACATCCAGCATAATTTAGGGCATGCCACTCAGCATCCACTGCCGGAACGAGGTTCGAGTTTCTACCATACACACGTCGGTGAAGGAATATTAACGGCACAACAATTGGCTGCACGTCAAGTGGTATCACGTGAGCTGCCCAAATTCTCAGGCGATCCTCTTGAGTGGCCAATGTTCATTAACGCATTTGAGTCCACTACGACTATGTGTGGGATTCAACCAGACGAAAATCTGGCTAGGCTGCAAAAGAGCCTGGTAGGTAATGCCAGGGAGAAGGTTCAGAGCATACTAACGCTGCCAGCGGCAATTCCCGAGATCATTGCAACACTACGCGACGAATGCGGTCGACCAGAACAATTAGTTCATTGTTTACTTGTGAAAATTCGACATGCGCCTCCACCCAACGTTAACAAGCTCGATACGCTTATAAACTTTGGCAGAGAAGTCAGACATTTGGTGACCTTTGTCGAAGGTGCCAATTTGCGTGAGCATCTTGCAAATCCAATGTTGCTGTCCGAACTGGTAGGGAAGCTACCCCCAAGTATTCGACTGGATTGGGGACTTCACCAGCAGAAAGAAGGCCAAGTTACGCTAAAAGCATTTAATGATTACATAACCTCTATCAAAAGTGCTGCATGCAAAGTTTCAATGCCGACTGAATACCATCAGGACGATAATCGGCGAGGCAAGAAGGAGAAAGGTGGCTTTGTTAATGCACACTCCATTGAGGAAAAGAATGGAATCCCGCCATCAAGTTTGAAGAAGGAATATCAAGTAAAATCCAAAACATACTTGACTAAGTCATGTCCTGCGTGCAATAGAAGCGACCACAAACTTCGAACTTGCGATAAATTTATTGGCTTCAATATGGATAAAAAAGACGTTTGGTTGATCAGTTCAAACTATGCCAACGTTGCCTGGGAAGCCACGGAAAGTGGCCATGCAGATCGAAGCAATCATGCGAAATAG
- the LOC129768750 gene encoding uncharacterized protein LOC129768750 isoform X1, with product MLFKVIPVVLSSNGKSVSTFAFLDDGSNVTLMEEKIADELGLFGNISSLCIQWTGSVTRKEPKSKQVELRISGVKCKTDYAISGVQTIPRLDLPKQSLDYGELSKQFPHLKGLPIQNFSNAVPRILIGLDNATLKLTLDKRERHSGEPIAAKTRLGWTIFGGGQRGTKSIDHAMFHICKCDADEALHDLVNSYFAVETMGVNSLPLLESSEDQRGRQILAENTRRTESGRFECGLLWKSDNFEFPCSYRMAERRLVCLEKKFAKNPVLKSKVIDQIEGYLEHGYAHIATEDELQNSDPRRVWYLPLGIIQNHRKPEKFRIVWDAAARVGDISLNSMLFVGPDLLTPLLKVICGFRQRQFDRQAQRFLFRSDPEQPPTVYVMDVVIFGASCSPCLAQHIKNTNAKEYERTYQEAASAIINNTYVDDFLISRP from the coding sequence ATGCTGTTCAAGGTGATTCCTGTCGTTCTGTCCAGCAATGGGAAATCAGTCTCAacctttgcattcctggacgacGGATCGAATGTCACGCTGATGGAAGAGAAAATTGCTGATGAGCTTGGTTTATTCGGAAATATCAGTTCGCTGTGTATTCAGTGGACAGGAAGCGTAACCAGAAAAGAGCCAAAATCCAAGCAAGTGGAGCTACGCATCTCTGGCGTCAAATGTAAAACAGATTATGCCATCTCAGGCGTTCAAACGATACCTCGTCTTGACCTACCGAAACAAAGTCTCGATTACGGAGAACTATCCAAGCAGTTTCCACACCTAAAAGGTCTTCCTATTCAAAACTTTTCTAATGCAGTGCCACGGATTCTGATAGGCTTAGATAATGCAACGCTGAAATTAACTCTAGACAAACGAGAGAGACACAGCGGAGAACCAATAGCAGCCAAAACGCGGCTAGGGTGGACCATATTTGGAGGTGGCCAACGGGGCACGAAGAGCATCGATCACGCAATGTTTCATATTTGTAAATGTGATGCGGATGAAGCGCTTCACGATCTCGTCAACAGCTACTTTGCCGTAGAAACTATGGGGGTAAATTCTTTGCCACTTTTAGAGTCATCCGAAGACCAACGAGGTAGGCAGATCTTAGCGGAGAATACCAGGCGGACTGAATCCGGAAGATTTGAATGTGGTCTTCTGTGGAAGAGTGACAACTTTGAGTTCCCCTGCAGCTACAGAATGGCTGAAAGGCGCTTAGTTTGCTTGGAGAAAAAATTTGCCAAGAATCCAGTGCTGAAATCGAAAGTGATAGACCAAATTGAGGGATATCTGGAGCACGGATATGCACACATAGCTACCGAAGACGAGCTTCAAAATTCAGATCCACGCCGCGTCTGGTATCTTCCCTTGGGAATTATACAGAATCATCGTAAACCCGAGAAATTTCGTATTGTATGGGACGCAGCGGCACGTGTAGGAGACATATCGCTCAATTCGATGTTATTCGTGGGTCCAGATCTCTTGACTCCACTGCTGAAGGTAATCTGCGGATTTCGGCAACGACAATTTGATCGACAAGCCCAAAGATTCCTGTTTCGATCCGATCCTGAACAACCGCCTACAGTTTACGTCATGGACGTTGTCATCTTCGGGGCGTCATGTTCCCCATGTTTGGCGCAGCATATTAAAAACACTAATGCCAAGGAATATGAGAGAACATACCAGGAAGCGGCATCAGCGATTATCAACAATACTTACGTCGATGATTTCTTGATTAGTAGACCGTAG
- the LOC129761161 gene encoding uncharacterized protein K02A2.6-like, with product MRAKLLHLGGPALQRVFKNLKNTDHVPLVAIKPAWYDSAVEKLDEFFEPRHQSTSERRKLRLMKQMPKERFADFIIRLKQQVSQCGFDKYGTEVSEILGNIYLTDVVVEGCISNEVRKKILLKDLSFAEIEAIGIAQEGVDQQIEEMSTPQLQEKIFQIDHNRGTRGKSLRGVKGRIVRSCYNCGRSGHIAVSATCPARGKQCRNCKCYGHFEKLCRKTKSPMERNNEKQIRAVDEFPRVEHELTPKVPEEEKGINDETKIYYAFYSGNESNIITCVIGGINVEMLIDSGADGNLITGEMWSKLKNDKVNVISCTKGSSRILRAYGSQNPLVIIGSFVADISVGELTVRADFYVVEGGQRCLLGDKTAKQLGVLKVGLNINTVELCPFTIIKGIKARIRIDPRAVPIFQPMRRIPIPLEEAVRRKLNEMLKRDIIEVKTGPTTWVSPLVVVGKANGEPRLCLDLRRVNEAVLREHHPMPVVDDYLARLGRGCLWSKLDIKEAFLQIELDEASRDATTFITSRGLYRFKRLPFGLVTAPELFQKAMDEILCGCEGTFWYLDDVIVEGTTLQEHDNRLEKVIFV from the coding sequence ATGCGTGCGAAGCTGTTGCATCTTGGCGGTCCAGCATTGCAAAGAgtatttaaaaatttgaaaaatactgACCATGTTCCACTGGTTGCTATAAAACCAGCTTGGTATGACTCAGCTGTCGAGAAGCTGGACGAGTTCTTTGAGCCACGACATCAGAGTACTTCGGAACGCCGTAAATTACGTTTGATGAAGCAAATGCCGAAGGAACGGTTCGCCGATTTTATTATTCGGTTGAAACAACAAGTATCACAGTGTGGTTTCGACAAGTATGGCACTGAAGTGAGTGAAATTTTAGGCAACATCTATCTTACTGACGTCGTCGTTGAAGGATGTATATCCAACGAGGTACGTAAAAAGATTCTGCTGAAGGATTTGTCGTTCGCTGAAATAGAAGCTATCGGTATTGCACAGGAAGGTGTAGACCAGCAGATAGAGGAGATGAGTACACCTCAACTACAAGAGAAGATATTTCAAATTGATCATAATAGAGGAACAAGAGGAAAATCACTCCGAGGAGTCAAAGGGAGAATTGTTAGATCTTGCTACAACTGTGGCCGTTCGGGGCACATTGCGGTTTCAGCTACATGTCCGGCACGTGGTAAGCAGTGTCGGAACTGTAAATGTTATGGACATTTCGAAAAACTTTGTCGGAAAACAAAAAGTCCAATGGAAAGAAACAACGAGAAACAAATCCGGGCTGTTGATGAATTTCCCCGAGTAGAGCACGAGTTAACACCGAAAGTACCGGAAGAGGAAAAGGGAATAAACGACGAGACGAAAATATACTATGCGTTCTACTCGGGAAACGAATCAAATATTATCACGTGCGTAATTGGCGGAATTAACGTAGAAATGCTCATTGACTCAGGAGCTGATGGAAACCTTATAACAGGTGAAATGTGGTCAAAGTTGAAGAATGACAAGGTGAACGTGATCTCTTGTACAAAAGGTAGTTCTCGAATCCTACGAGCCTATGGTAGCCAGAATCCTTTGGTCATAATTGGATCATTCGTGGCAGATATTTCAGTCGGAGAACTAACTGTGAGGGCAGATTTCTATGTTGTTGAGGGAGGACAGCGCTGTCTGTTGGGCGATAAAACGGCAAAACAGCTAGGTGTACTGAAGGTCGGTTTGAATATAAATACGGTGGAACTTTGCCCGTTCACTATTATTAAGGGCATAAAAGCGAGAATTCGTATCGATCCTCGAGCAGTTCCGATATTTCAACCGATGCGCCGGATTCCGATTCCACTAGAAGAGGCAGTAAGAAGAAAACTAAATGAAATGCTGAAACGAGACATCATCGAGGTAAAAACAGGACCAACTACTTGGGTATCGCCATTAGTGGTAGTAGGAAAAGCGAATGGAGAACCCCGTTTATGTTTGGATTTGCGTAGAGTGAATGAGGCGGTCTTGAGGGAGCACCATCCGATGCCAGTTGTGGATGATTATCTCGCAAGATTAGGCAGAGGATGTTTGTGGagcaaactcgatataaaagaGGCATTTCTACAAATAGAACTTGATGAAGCATCTCGGGACGCTACGACATTTATTACTAGCCGTGGGTTGTATCGTTTCAAACGATTACCATTTGGTCTAGTGACGGCCCCCGAGTTGTTCCAGAAGGCAATGGATGAGATTCTTTGCGGTTGTGAGGGAACATTTTGGTACCTCGATGATGTGATTGTTGAAGGAACAACTTTGCAAGAGCACGACAATCGCCTTGAGAAGGTAATATTTGTATGA